From Camelus ferus isolate YT-003-E chromosome 15, BCGSAC_Cfer_1.0, whole genome shotgun sequence, the proteins below share one genomic window:
- the LOC116669038 gene encoding dynactin subunit 1-like isoform X1, with product MAQSKRHVYSRTPSGSRMSAEASARPLRVGSRVEVIGKGHRGTVAYVGATLFATGKWVGVILDEAKGKNDGTVQGRKYFTCDEGHGIFVRQSQIQVFEDGADTTSPETPDSSASKVLRREGADSNAKTSKPRGLKPKKAPTARKTTTRRPKPTRPASSGAAGASSSLGPSGSASAGELSSSEPSTPAQTPLAAPIIPTPALTSPGAAPPLPSPSKEEEGLRAQVRDLEEKLETLRLKRAEDKAKLKELEKHKIQLEQVQEWKSKMQEQQADLQRRLKEARKEAKEALEAKERYMEEMADTADAIEMATLDKEMAEERAESLQQEVEALKERVDELTTDLEILKAEIEEKGSDGAASSYQLKQLEEQNARLKDALVRMRDLSSSEKQEHVKLQKLMEKKNQELEAVRQQRERLQEELTQAESTIDELKEQVDAALGAEEMVEMLTDRNLNLEEKVRELRETVGDLEAMNEMNDELQENARETELELREQLDMAGARVREAQKRVEAAQETVADYQQTIKKYRQLTAHLQDMNRELASQQEASAERQQQPPPETFDFKIKFAETKAHAKAIEMELRQMEVAQANRHMSLLTAFMPDSFLRPGGDHDCVLVLLLIPRLVCKAELIRKQAQEKFELSENCSERPGLRGAAGEQLSFAAGLVYSLSLLQATLHRYEHALSQCTWTCIRRWAASNPEMSAHERSLDFLIELLHKDQLMRLSTVEPHHQGHQVLPASVQRPPRRSA from the exons ATGGCCCAGAGCAAGAGGCACGTGTACAGCCGG ACTCCCAGTGGCAGCAGAATGAGTGCGGAGGCAAGCGCCCGGCCCCTGCGAGTGGGCTCCCGTGTGGAGGTGATTGGGAAAGGCCACCGGGGCACCGTGGCCTATGTTGGAGCCACACTCTTTGCCACTGGCAAATGGGTAGGCGTGATCCTGGATGAAGCAAAGGGCAAGAATGATGGAACTGTCCAAGGCAGAAAGTACTTCACTTGTGATGAAGGACATGGCATCTTTGTGCGCCAGTCCCAG ATCCAGGTGTTTGAAGATGGAGCAGACACTACTTCCCCAGAGACACCCGATTCTTCTGCCTCGAAGGTCCTCAGGAGAG AGGGAGCTGACTCAAACGCAAAGACCAGCAAACCG CGGGGACTGAAGCCTAAGAAG GCACCGACAGCCCGAAAG ACCACAACTCGGCGGCCCAAG CCCACCCGCCCAGCCAGTTCCGGGGCGGCCGGGGCCAGTAGCTCCCTGGGCCCCTCCGGATCAGCATCCGCAGGCGAGCTGAGCAGCAGCGAGCCCAGCACCCCGGCCCAGACCCCGCTGGCGGCCCCCATCATCCCCACGCCGGCCCTCACCTCTCCCGGAGCAGCCCCCCCGCTTCCTTCCCCCTCTAAG gaggaggaggggctgagggcccAGGTGCGGGACCTGGAGGAGAAACTGGAGACCCTGCGACTGAAACGCGCAGAAGACAAGGCAAAACTAAAAGAGTTGGAGAAACACAAGATCCAGCTGGAGCAGGTGCAggaatggaaaagcaaaatgcaGGAGCAGCAGGCAGACCTGCAGCGGCGCCTCAAGGAGGCGCGGAAG GAAGCCAAGGAGGCGCTGGAGGCCAAGGAACGCTACATGGAGGAGATGGCCGACACTGCGGACGCCATCGAGATGGCCACTCTGGACAAGGAGATGGCCGAAGAGCGGGCCGAGTCCCTGCAGCAGGAGGTGGAGGCGCTGAAGGAGCGTGTGGACGAGCTCACCACCGACTTGGAGATCCTCAAGGCCGAGATTGAAGAGAAGG GCTCTGACGGGGCTGCGTCCAGCTATCAGCTCAAGCAGCTCGAGGAGCAGAACGCGCGCCTGAAGGACGCCCTGGTGAG GATGCGGGATCTTTCTTCTTCAGAGAAGCAGGAGCATGTGAAACTGCAGAAGCTCATGGAGAAGAAGAACCAAGAGCTGGAAGCTGTGAGGCAGCAGCGGGAGCGGCTGCAGGAGGAGCTGACCCAGGCAGAGAGCACCATCGACGAGCTCAAGGAGCAG GTGGACGCCGCTCTGGGTGCTGAGGAGATGGTGGAGATGCTGACGGACCGGAACCTGAATCTGGAGGAGAAAGTGCGGGAACTGAGGGAGACCGTGGGCGACTTG GAAGCGATGAACGAGATGAACGACGAGCTGCAGGAGAACGCGCGCGAGACGGAGCTGGAACTGCGGGAGCAGCTGGACATGGCGGGCGCGCGGGTCCGGGAGGCCCAGAAGCGGGTGGAGGCGGCCCAGGAGACGGTGGCAGACTATCAGCAAACCATCAAGAAGTACCGCCAGCTGACCGCCCACCTGCAG GACATGAACCGCGAGCTGGCGAGCCAGCAGGAGGCGTCTGcggagaggcagcagcagccgCCACCGGAGACTTTTGACTTCAAGATCAAGTTTGCTGAGACGAAGGCCCACGCCAAG GCAATTGAGATGGAATTGAGGCAGATGGAGGTGGCCCAGGCCAACCGGCACATGTCCCTGCTGACAGCCTTCATGCCCGACAGCTTCCTTCGGCCAGGCGGGGACCACGACTGCGTCCTGGTGCTGCTGCTCATTCCTCGTCTCGTTTGCAAG GCAGAGCTGATCCGGAAGCAGGCCCAGGAGAAGTTTGAACTAAGTGAGAACTGTTCAGAGCGGCCGGGGCTTCGAGGGGCTGCGGGGGAGCAGCTCAGCTTTGCTGCTGGGCTGGTGTACTCGCTGAGTTTGCTGCAGGCCACCCTGCACCGTTACGAGCA TGCCCTCTCTCAGTGCACGTGGACGTGTATAAGAAGGTGGGCAGCCTCTAACCCCGAGATGAGTGCCCACGAGCGCTCCTTGGATTTCCTCATCGAGCTGCTGCACAAGGATCAGCTGATGAGACTGTCAACCGTGGAGCCTCATCACCAAGGCCATCAAGTACTACCAG CATCTGTACAGCGTCCACCTCGCCGATCAGCCTGA
- the LOC116669038 gene encoding dynactin subunit 1-like isoform X2: protein MAQSKRHVYSRTPSGSRMSAEASARPLRVGSRVEVIGKGHRGTVAYVGATLFATGKWVGVILDEAKGKNDGTVQGRKYFTCDEGHGIFVRQSQIQVFEDGADTTSPETPDSSASKVLRREGADSNAKTSKPAPTARKTTTRRPKPTRPASSGAAGASSSLGPSGSASAGELSSSEPSTPAQTPLAAPIIPTPALTSPGAAPPLPSPSKEEEGLRAQVRDLEEKLETLRLKRAEDKAKLKELEKHKIQLEQVQEWKSKMQEQQADLQRRLKEARKEAKEALEAKERYMEEMADTADAIEMATLDKEMAEERAESLQQEVEALKERVDELTTDLEILKAEIEEKGSDGAASSYQLKQLEEQNARLKDALVRMRDLSSSEKQEHVKLQKLMEKKNQELEAVRQQRERLQEELTQAESTIDELKEQVDAALGAEEMVEMLTDRNLNLEEKVRELRETVGDLEAMNEMNDELQENARETELELREQLDMAGARVREAQKRVEAAQETVADYQQTIKKYRQLTAHLQDMNRELASQQEASAERQQQPPPETFDFKIKFAETKAHAKAIEMELRQMEVAQANRHMSLLTAFMPDSFLRPGGDHDCVLVLLLIPRLVCKAELIRKQAQEKFELSENCSERPGLRGAAGEQLSFAAGLVYSLSLLQATLHRYEHALSQCTWTCIRRWAASNPEMSAHERSLDFLIELLHKDQLMRLSTVEPHHQGHQVLPASVQRPPRRSA, encoded by the exons ATGGCCCAGAGCAAGAGGCACGTGTACAGCCGG ACTCCCAGTGGCAGCAGAATGAGTGCGGAGGCAAGCGCCCGGCCCCTGCGAGTGGGCTCCCGTGTGGAGGTGATTGGGAAAGGCCACCGGGGCACCGTGGCCTATGTTGGAGCCACACTCTTTGCCACTGGCAAATGGGTAGGCGTGATCCTGGATGAAGCAAAGGGCAAGAATGATGGAACTGTCCAAGGCAGAAAGTACTTCACTTGTGATGAAGGACATGGCATCTTTGTGCGCCAGTCCCAG ATCCAGGTGTTTGAAGATGGAGCAGACACTACTTCCCCAGAGACACCCGATTCTTCTGCCTCGAAGGTCCTCAGGAGAG AGGGAGCTGACTCAAACGCAAAGACCAGCAAACCG GCACCGACAGCCCGAAAG ACCACAACTCGGCGGCCCAAG CCCACCCGCCCAGCCAGTTCCGGGGCGGCCGGGGCCAGTAGCTCCCTGGGCCCCTCCGGATCAGCATCCGCAGGCGAGCTGAGCAGCAGCGAGCCCAGCACCCCGGCCCAGACCCCGCTGGCGGCCCCCATCATCCCCACGCCGGCCCTCACCTCTCCCGGAGCAGCCCCCCCGCTTCCTTCCCCCTCTAAG gaggaggaggggctgagggcccAGGTGCGGGACCTGGAGGAGAAACTGGAGACCCTGCGACTGAAACGCGCAGAAGACAAGGCAAAACTAAAAGAGTTGGAGAAACACAAGATCCAGCTGGAGCAGGTGCAggaatggaaaagcaaaatgcaGGAGCAGCAGGCAGACCTGCAGCGGCGCCTCAAGGAGGCGCGGAAG GAAGCCAAGGAGGCGCTGGAGGCCAAGGAACGCTACATGGAGGAGATGGCCGACACTGCGGACGCCATCGAGATGGCCACTCTGGACAAGGAGATGGCCGAAGAGCGGGCCGAGTCCCTGCAGCAGGAGGTGGAGGCGCTGAAGGAGCGTGTGGACGAGCTCACCACCGACTTGGAGATCCTCAAGGCCGAGATTGAAGAGAAGG GCTCTGACGGGGCTGCGTCCAGCTATCAGCTCAAGCAGCTCGAGGAGCAGAACGCGCGCCTGAAGGACGCCCTGGTGAG GATGCGGGATCTTTCTTCTTCAGAGAAGCAGGAGCATGTGAAACTGCAGAAGCTCATGGAGAAGAAGAACCAAGAGCTGGAAGCTGTGAGGCAGCAGCGGGAGCGGCTGCAGGAGGAGCTGACCCAGGCAGAGAGCACCATCGACGAGCTCAAGGAGCAG GTGGACGCCGCTCTGGGTGCTGAGGAGATGGTGGAGATGCTGACGGACCGGAACCTGAATCTGGAGGAGAAAGTGCGGGAACTGAGGGAGACCGTGGGCGACTTG GAAGCGATGAACGAGATGAACGACGAGCTGCAGGAGAACGCGCGCGAGACGGAGCTGGAACTGCGGGAGCAGCTGGACATGGCGGGCGCGCGGGTCCGGGAGGCCCAGAAGCGGGTGGAGGCGGCCCAGGAGACGGTGGCAGACTATCAGCAAACCATCAAGAAGTACCGCCAGCTGACCGCCCACCTGCAG GACATGAACCGCGAGCTGGCGAGCCAGCAGGAGGCGTCTGcggagaggcagcagcagccgCCACCGGAGACTTTTGACTTCAAGATCAAGTTTGCTGAGACGAAGGCCCACGCCAAG GCAATTGAGATGGAATTGAGGCAGATGGAGGTGGCCCAGGCCAACCGGCACATGTCCCTGCTGACAGCCTTCATGCCCGACAGCTTCCTTCGGCCAGGCGGGGACCACGACTGCGTCCTGGTGCTGCTGCTCATTCCTCGTCTCGTTTGCAAG GCAGAGCTGATCCGGAAGCAGGCCCAGGAGAAGTTTGAACTAAGTGAGAACTGTTCAGAGCGGCCGGGGCTTCGAGGGGCTGCGGGGGAGCAGCTCAGCTTTGCTGCTGGGCTGGTGTACTCGCTGAGTTTGCTGCAGGCCACCCTGCACCGTTACGAGCA TGCCCTCTCTCAGTGCACGTGGACGTGTATAAGAAGGTGGGCAGCCTCTAACCCCGAGATGAGTGCCCACGAGCGCTCCTTGGATTTCCTCATCGAGCTGCTGCACAAGGATCAGCTGATGAGACTGTCAACCGTGGAGCCTCATCACCAAGGCCATCAAGTACTACCAG CATCTGTACAGCGTCCACCTCGCCGATCAGCCTGA
- the LOC116669038 gene encoding dynactin subunit 1-like isoform X3, with the protein MAQSKRHVYSRTPSGSRMSAEASARPLRVGSRVEVIGKGHRGTVAYVGATLFATGKWVGVILDEAKGKNDGTVQGRKYFTCDEGHGIFVRQSQIQVFEDGADTTSPETPDSSASKVLRREGADSNAKTSKPTTTRRPKPTRPASSGAAGASSSLGPSGSASAGELSSSEPSTPAQTPLAAPIIPTPALTSPGAAPPLPSPSKEEEGLRAQVRDLEEKLETLRLKRAEDKAKLKELEKHKIQLEQVQEWKSKMQEQQADLQRRLKEARKEAKEALEAKERYMEEMADTADAIEMATLDKEMAEERAESLQQEVEALKERVDELTTDLEILKAEIEEKGSDGAASSYQLKQLEEQNARLKDALVRMRDLSSSEKQEHVKLQKLMEKKNQELEAVRQQRERLQEELTQAESTIDELKEQVDAALGAEEMVEMLTDRNLNLEEKVRELRETVGDLEAMNEMNDELQENARETELELREQLDMAGARVREAQKRVEAAQETVADYQQTIKKYRQLTAHLQDMNRELASQQEASAERQQQPPPETFDFKIKFAETKAHAKAIEMELRQMEVAQANRHMSLLTAFMPDSFLRPGGDHDCVLVLLLIPRLVCKAELIRKQAQEKFELSENCSERPGLRGAAGEQLSFAAGLVYSLSLLQATLHRYEHALSQCTWTCIRRWAASNPEMSAHERSLDFLIELLHKDQLMRLSTVEPHHQGHQVLPASVQRPPRRSA; encoded by the exons ATGGCCCAGAGCAAGAGGCACGTGTACAGCCGG ACTCCCAGTGGCAGCAGAATGAGTGCGGAGGCAAGCGCCCGGCCCCTGCGAGTGGGCTCCCGTGTGGAGGTGATTGGGAAAGGCCACCGGGGCACCGTGGCCTATGTTGGAGCCACACTCTTTGCCACTGGCAAATGGGTAGGCGTGATCCTGGATGAAGCAAAGGGCAAGAATGATGGAACTGTCCAAGGCAGAAAGTACTTCACTTGTGATGAAGGACATGGCATCTTTGTGCGCCAGTCCCAG ATCCAGGTGTTTGAAGATGGAGCAGACACTACTTCCCCAGAGACACCCGATTCTTCTGCCTCGAAGGTCCTCAGGAGAG AGGGAGCTGACTCAAACGCAAAGACCAGCAAACCG ACCACAACTCGGCGGCCCAAG CCCACCCGCCCAGCCAGTTCCGGGGCGGCCGGGGCCAGTAGCTCCCTGGGCCCCTCCGGATCAGCATCCGCAGGCGAGCTGAGCAGCAGCGAGCCCAGCACCCCGGCCCAGACCCCGCTGGCGGCCCCCATCATCCCCACGCCGGCCCTCACCTCTCCCGGAGCAGCCCCCCCGCTTCCTTCCCCCTCTAAG gaggaggaggggctgagggcccAGGTGCGGGACCTGGAGGAGAAACTGGAGACCCTGCGACTGAAACGCGCAGAAGACAAGGCAAAACTAAAAGAGTTGGAGAAACACAAGATCCAGCTGGAGCAGGTGCAggaatggaaaagcaaaatgcaGGAGCAGCAGGCAGACCTGCAGCGGCGCCTCAAGGAGGCGCGGAAG GAAGCCAAGGAGGCGCTGGAGGCCAAGGAACGCTACATGGAGGAGATGGCCGACACTGCGGACGCCATCGAGATGGCCACTCTGGACAAGGAGATGGCCGAAGAGCGGGCCGAGTCCCTGCAGCAGGAGGTGGAGGCGCTGAAGGAGCGTGTGGACGAGCTCACCACCGACTTGGAGATCCTCAAGGCCGAGATTGAAGAGAAGG GCTCTGACGGGGCTGCGTCCAGCTATCAGCTCAAGCAGCTCGAGGAGCAGAACGCGCGCCTGAAGGACGCCCTGGTGAG GATGCGGGATCTTTCTTCTTCAGAGAAGCAGGAGCATGTGAAACTGCAGAAGCTCATGGAGAAGAAGAACCAAGAGCTGGAAGCTGTGAGGCAGCAGCGGGAGCGGCTGCAGGAGGAGCTGACCCAGGCAGAGAGCACCATCGACGAGCTCAAGGAGCAG GTGGACGCCGCTCTGGGTGCTGAGGAGATGGTGGAGATGCTGACGGACCGGAACCTGAATCTGGAGGAGAAAGTGCGGGAACTGAGGGAGACCGTGGGCGACTTG GAAGCGATGAACGAGATGAACGACGAGCTGCAGGAGAACGCGCGCGAGACGGAGCTGGAACTGCGGGAGCAGCTGGACATGGCGGGCGCGCGGGTCCGGGAGGCCCAGAAGCGGGTGGAGGCGGCCCAGGAGACGGTGGCAGACTATCAGCAAACCATCAAGAAGTACCGCCAGCTGACCGCCCACCTGCAG GACATGAACCGCGAGCTGGCGAGCCAGCAGGAGGCGTCTGcggagaggcagcagcagccgCCACCGGAGACTTTTGACTTCAAGATCAAGTTTGCTGAGACGAAGGCCCACGCCAAG GCAATTGAGATGGAATTGAGGCAGATGGAGGTGGCCCAGGCCAACCGGCACATGTCCCTGCTGACAGCCTTCATGCCCGACAGCTTCCTTCGGCCAGGCGGGGACCACGACTGCGTCCTGGTGCTGCTGCTCATTCCTCGTCTCGTTTGCAAG GCAGAGCTGATCCGGAAGCAGGCCCAGGAGAAGTTTGAACTAAGTGAGAACTGTTCAGAGCGGCCGGGGCTTCGAGGGGCTGCGGGGGAGCAGCTCAGCTTTGCTGCTGGGCTGGTGTACTCGCTGAGTTTGCTGCAGGCCACCCTGCACCGTTACGAGCA TGCCCTCTCTCAGTGCACGTGGACGTGTATAAGAAGGTGGGCAGCCTCTAACCCCGAGATGAGTGCCCACGAGCGCTCCTTGGATTTCCTCATCGAGCTGCTGCACAAGGATCAGCTGATGAGACTGTCAACCGTGGAGCCTCATCACCAAGGCCATCAAGTACTACCAG CATCTGTACAGCGTCCACCTCGCCGATCAGCCTGA
- the LOC116669038 gene encoding dynactin subunit 1-like isoform X5, producing the protein MAQSKRHVYSRTPSGSRMSAEASARPLRVGSRVEVIGKGHRGTVAYVGATLFATGKWVGVILDEAKGKNDGTVQGRKYFTCDEGHGIFVRQSQIQVFEDGADTTSPETPDSSASKVLRREGADSNAKTSKPPTRPASSGAAGASSSLGPSGSASAGELSSSEPSTPAQTPLAAPIIPTPALTSPGAAPPLPSPSKEEEGLRAQVRDLEEKLETLRLKRAEDKAKLKELEKHKIQLEQVQEWKSKMQEQQADLQRRLKEARKEAKEALEAKERYMEEMADTADAIEMATLDKEMAEERAESLQQEVEALKERVDELTTDLEILKAEIEEKGSDGAASSYQLKQLEEQNARLKDALVRMRDLSSSEKQEHVKLQKLMEKKNQELEAVRQQRERLQEELTQAESTIDELKEQVDAALGAEEMVEMLTDRNLNLEEKVRELRETVGDLEAMNEMNDELQENARETELELREQLDMAGARVREAQKRVEAAQETVADYQQTIKKYRQLTAHLQDMNRELASQQEASAERQQQPPPETFDFKIKFAETKAHAKAIEMELRQMEVAQANRHMSLLTAFMPDSFLRPGGDHDCVLVLLLIPRLVCKAELIRKQAQEKFELSENCSERPGLRGAAGEQLSFAAGLVYSLSLLQATLHRYEHALSQCTWTCIRRWAASNPEMSAHERSLDFLIELLHKDQLMRLSTVEPHHQGHQVLPASVQRPPRRSA; encoded by the exons ATGGCCCAGAGCAAGAGGCACGTGTACAGCCGG ACTCCCAGTGGCAGCAGAATGAGTGCGGAGGCAAGCGCCCGGCCCCTGCGAGTGGGCTCCCGTGTGGAGGTGATTGGGAAAGGCCACCGGGGCACCGTGGCCTATGTTGGAGCCACACTCTTTGCCACTGGCAAATGGGTAGGCGTGATCCTGGATGAAGCAAAGGGCAAGAATGATGGAACTGTCCAAGGCAGAAAGTACTTCACTTGTGATGAAGGACATGGCATCTTTGTGCGCCAGTCCCAG ATCCAGGTGTTTGAAGATGGAGCAGACACTACTTCCCCAGAGACACCCGATTCTTCTGCCTCGAAGGTCCTCAGGAGAG AGGGAGCTGACTCAAACGCAAAGACCAGCAAACCG CCCACCCGCCCAGCCAGTTCCGGGGCGGCCGGGGCCAGTAGCTCCCTGGGCCCCTCCGGATCAGCATCCGCAGGCGAGCTGAGCAGCAGCGAGCCCAGCACCCCGGCCCAGACCCCGCTGGCGGCCCCCATCATCCCCACGCCGGCCCTCACCTCTCCCGGAGCAGCCCCCCCGCTTCCTTCCCCCTCTAAG gaggaggaggggctgagggcccAGGTGCGGGACCTGGAGGAGAAACTGGAGACCCTGCGACTGAAACGCGCAGAAGACAAGGCAAAACTAAAAGAGTTGGAGAAACACAAGATCCAGCTGGAGCAGGTGCAggaatggaaaagcaaaatgcaGGAGCAGCAGGCAGACCTGCAGCGGCGCCTCAAGGAGGCGCGGAAG GAAGCCAAGGAGGCGCTGGAGGCCAAGGAACGCTACATGGAGGAGATGGCCGACACTGCGGACGCCATCGAGATGGCCACTCTGGACAAGGAGATGGCCGAAGAGCGGGCCGAGTCCCTGCAGCAGGAGGTGGAGGCGCTGAAGGAGCGTGTGGACGAGCTCACCACCGACTTGGAGATCCTCAAGGCCGAGATTGAAGAGAAGG GCTCTGACGGGGCTGCGTCCAGCTATCAGCTCAAGCAGCTCGAGGAGCAGAACGCGCGCCTGAAGGACGCCCTGGTGAG GATGCGGGATCTTTCTTCTTCAGAGAAGCAGGAGCATGTGAAACTGCAGAAGCTCATGGAGAAGAAGAACCAAGAGCTGGAAGCTGTGAGGCAGCAGCGGGAGCGGCTGCAGGAGGAGCTGACCCAGGCAGAGAGCACCATCGACGAGCTCAAGGAGCAG GTGGACGCCGCTCTGGGTGCTGAGGAGATGGTGGAGATGCTGACGGACCGGAACCTGAATCTGGAGGAGAAAGTGCGGGAACTGAGGGAGACCGTGGGCGACTTG GAAGCGATGAACGAGATGAACGACGAGCTGCAGGAGAACGCGCGCGAGACGGAGCTGGAACTGCGGGAGCAGCTGGACATGGCGGGCGCGCGGGTCCGGGAGGCCCAGAAGCGGGTGGAGGCGGCCCAGGAGACGGTGGCAGACTATCAGCAAACCATCAAGAAGTACCGCCAGCTGACCGCCCACCTGCAG GACATGAACCGCGAGCTGGCGAGCCAGCAGGAGGCGTCTGcggagaggcagcagcagccgCCACCGGAGACTTTTGACTTCAAGATCAAGTTTGCTGAGACGAAGGCCCACGCCAAG GCAATTGAGATGGAATTGAGGCAGATGGAGGTGGCCCAGGCCAACCGGCACATGTCCCTGCTGACAGCCTTCATGCCCGACAGCTTCCTTCGGCCAGGCGGGGACCACGACTGCGTCCTGGTGCTGCTGCTCATTCCTCGTCTCGTTTGCAAG GCAGAGCTGATCCGGAAGCAGGCCCAGGAGAAGTTTGAACTAAGTGAGAACTGTTCAGAGCGGCCGGGGCTTCGAGGGGCTGCGGGGGAGCAGCTCAGCTTTGCTGCTGGGCTGGTGTACTCGCTGAGTTTGCTGCAGGCCACCCTGCACCGTTACGAGCA TGCCCTCTCTCAGTGCACGTGGACGTGTATAAGAAGGTGGGCAGCCTCTAACCCCGAGATGAGTGCCCACGAGCGCTCCTTGGATTTCCTCATCGAGCTGCTGCACAAGGATCAGCTGATGAGACTGTCAACCGTGGAGCCTCATCACCAAGGCCATCAAGTACTACCAG CATCTGTACAGCGTCCACCTCGCCGATCAGCCTGA
- the LOC116669038 gene encoding dynactin subunit 1-like isoform X4: MSAEASARPLRVGSRVEVIGKGHRGTVAYVGATLFATGKWVGVILDEAKGKNDGTVQGRKYFTCDEGHGIFVRQSQIQVFEDGADTTSPETPDSSASKVLRREGADSNAKTSKPRGLKPKKAPTARKTTTRRPKPTRPASSGAAGASSSLGPSGSASAGELSSSEPSTPAQTPLAAPIIPTPALTSPGAAPPLPSPSKEEEGLRAQVRDLEEKLETLRLKRAEDKAKLKELEKHKIQLEQVQEWKSKMQEQQADLQRRLKEARKEAKEALEAKERYMEEMADTADAIEMATLDKEMAEERAESLQQEVEALKERVDELTTDLEILKAEIEEKGSDGAASSYQLKQLEEQNARLKDALVRMRDLSSSEKQEHVKLQKLMEKKNQELEAVRQQRERLQEELTQAESTIDELKEQVDAALGAEEMVEMLTDRNLNLEEKVRELRETVGDLEAMNEMNDELQENARETELELREQLDMAGARVREAQKRVEAAQETVADYQQTIKKYRQLTAHLQDMNRELASQQEASAERQQQPPPETFDFKIKFAETKAHAKAIEMELRQMEVAQANRHMSLLTAFMPDSFLRPGGDHDCVLVLLLIPRLVCKAELIRKQAQEKFELSENCSERPGLRGAAGEQLSFAAGLVYSLSLLQATLHRYEHALSQCTWTCIRRWAASNPEMSAHERSLDFLIELLHKDQLMRLSTVEPHHQGHQVLPASVQRPPRRSA, from the exons ATGAGTGCGGAGGCAAGCGCCCGGCCCCTGCGAGTGGGCTCCCGTGTGGAGGTGATTGGGAAAGGCCACCGGGGCACCGTGGCCTATGTTGGAGCCACACTCTTTGCCACTGGCAAATGGGTAGGCGTGATCCTGGATGAAGCAAAGGGCAAGAATGATGGAACTGTCCAAGGCAGAAAGTACTTCACTTGTGATGAAGGACATGGCATCTTTGTGCGCCAGTCCCAG ATCCAGGTGTTTGAAGATGGAGCAGACACTACTTCCCCAGAGACACCCGATTCTTCTGCCTCGAAGGTCCTCAGGAGAG AGGGAGCTGACTCAAACGCAAAGACCAGCAAACCG CGGGGACTGAAGCCTAAGAAG GCACCGACAGCCCGAAAG ACCACAACTCGGCGGCCCAAG CCCACCCGCCCAGCCAGTTCCGGGGCGGCCGGGGCCAGTAGCTCCCTGGGCCCCTCCGGATCAGCATCCGCAGGCGAGCTGAGCAGCAGCGAGCCCAGCACCCCGGCCCAGACCCCGCTGGCGGCCCCCATCATCCCCACGCCGGCCCTCACCTCTCCCGGAGCAGCCCCCCCGCTTCCTTCCCCCTCTAAG gaggaggaggggctgagggcccAGGTGCGGGACCTGGAGGAGAAACTGGAGACCCTGCGACTGAAACGCGCAGAAGACAAGGCAAAACTAAAAGAGTTGGAGAAACACAAGATCCAGCTGGAGCAGGTGCAggaatggaaaagcaaaatgcaGGAGCAGCAGGCAGACCTGCAGCGGCGCCTCAAGGAGGCGCGGAAG GAAGCCAAGGAGGCGCTGGAGGCCAAGGAACGCTACATGGAGGAGATGGCCGACACTGCGGACGCCATCGAGATGGCCACTCTGGACAAGGAGATGGCCGAAGAGCGGGCCGAGTCCCTGCAGCAGGAGGTGGAGGCGCTGAAGGAGCGTGTGGACGAGCTCACCACCGACTTGGAGATCCTCAAGGCCGAGATTGAAGAGAAGG GCTCTGACGGGGCTGCGTCCAGCTATCAGCTCAAGCAGCTCGAGGAGCAGAACGCGCGCCTGAAGGACGCCCTGGTGAG GATGCGGGATCTTTCTTCTTCAGAGAAGCAGGAGCATGTGAAACTGCAGAAGCTCATGGAGAAGAAGAACCAAGAGCTGGAAGCTGTGAGGCAGCAGCGGGAGCGGCTGCAGGAGGAGCTGACCCAGGCAGAGAGCACCATCGACGAGCTCAAGGAGCAG GTGGACGCCGCTCTGGGTGCTGAGGAGATGGTGGAGATGCTGACGGACCGGAACCTGAATCTGGAGGAGAAAGTGCGGGAACTGAGGGAGACCGTGGGCGACTTG GAAGCGATGAACGAGATGAACGACGAGCTGCAGGAGAACGCGCGCGAGACGGAGCTGGAACTGCGGGAGCAGCTGGACATGGCGGGCGCGCGGGTCCGGGAGGCCCAGAAGCGGGTGGAGGCGGCCCAGGAGACGGTGGCAGACTATCAGCAAACCATCAAGAAGTACCGCCAGCTGACCGCCCACCTGCAG GACATGAACCGCGAGCTGGCGAGCCAGCAGGAGGCGTCTGcggagaggcagcagcagccgCCACCGGAGACTTTTGACTTCAAGATCAAGTTTGCTGAGACGAAGGCCCACGCCAAG GCAATTGAGATGGAATTGAGGCAGATGGAGGTGGCCCAGGCCAACCGGCACATGTCCCTGCTGACAGCCTTCATGCCCGACAGCTTCCTTCGGCCAGGCGGGGACCACGACTGCGTCCTGGTGCTGCTGCTCATTCCTCGTCTCGTTTGCAAG GCAGAGCTGATCCGGAAGCAGGCCCAGGAGAAGTTTGAACTAAGTGAGAACTGTTCAGAGCGGCCGGGGCTTCGAGGGGCTGCGGGGGAGCAGCTCAGCTTTGCTGCTGGGCTGGTGTACTCGCTGAGTTTGCTGCAGGCCACCCTGCACCGTTACGAGCA TGCCCTCTCTCAGTGCACGTGGACGTGTATAAGAAGGTGGGCAGCCTCTAACCCCGAGATGAGTGCCCACGAGCGCTCCTTGGATTTCCTCATCGAGCTGCTGCACAAGGATCAGCTGATGAGACTGTCAACCGTGGAGCCTCATCACCAAGGCCATCAAGTACTACCAG CATCTGTACAGCGTCCACCTCGCCGATCAGCCTGA